The following coding sequences are from one bacterium SCSIO 12741 window:
- a CDS encoding TonB-dependent receptor: MGTIRSIIWSGLLLFSLAAHAQVTEPDSTGIAGDSLALDSLGDGLSLQEKLDQLNPDGDLSIAFMRPNQSHSPDSSYFNIVKIDNNTGSPISGKVKIIGPDNWNIVYSISGSTTVQPGQPLYIPFRISLPAETYGGLSYILNAYFELDDKKYTGIDFVRTPVKSNWKLIMDKGLAYQTKTDEFTPMQFKLKNDGNTTELIRVQLEIGKLLKVSGFNKDLNFKYIEIPPQTDTTITWYVMPNTDMDPDLADRYKNSWKATSINLEVGNTEKKEYRSFRVIALESEYTNERPTSKFPLNISGRFSNLIFVKRPRLRLNVWGTVELKRQRELYYRFYSIWNFNKLDQWNYNQNAFLYLVYRSPKLTLTYGDRLNTGKLHSVNGRGINAYYKLLKNHHIEAGYVSYPLAPIQGFSAFYNGFYKNGITARAGIILETNEVFRYNAQSLQLGGKLRVLKYNHVFLDVLFTQADFNNMNTFPGINTSQSDTSVLGYAYNLGYAFGFRKFSFSINNLNHTNNYIMNSGSNQIRIRSMYKFTKKVLLELNYNLRRQNQTRYPLRFFRPTDYYNYDYGLLTIQMPLGDRTISRIGPSYVGSVNNRYNTLRQTETRNSLYNPGIYGLMRYRLDEFKSVSLNFNAGAYQVQVASNDTLFPNWTSNWEPTYRVGINYYGKHLRVLAYYSKNPTFRLVYDPLADEPYDLSPNQIIQIRPAYQRFFFNNFIKLTTYLNYMYMLPARRVATGVYLRGDLYLPNYWSFNAAANWQSTSWNREGSGTVTTNGLTMLFGFKKSFDWQQPRMKYYDIDVVCFKDVNGNGMKDENENVLPNILIHFERNTEIPDVDKVYFASKDLCTSPEGMVEYNKIAEGTYDISIIPMENLQDIFPRYGNEQKIIITSNTTYYIPFIESFKSVGKVMVERDENFSNHDNLELKGIKITATNSNNEEFATFTDDYGNYTLTIPQSGVFQVKCHNTLGPDFEIENDEYIIDFSQNAVYNIDFVFKEKDRGINTSGNQVYQFKSFGAGNDEPKAEPEKTQDPAAGSGGGVSPELEKLIKDQQELIQALSDRLKNLEEKTAQQQSAPAQVAAPNAFQNGRRQTDIPDNILNEETEFDPQKLGYRVDLGEFTNDVPADILNKLIRLGYKEDNEPIDGKVRYLSEKFRQLPNAESYRDDMIDEGFKDPDPKIVADYDGKIISLEEAERLKRQDEERRRQQAEQRRAQQARSNATPAQATQAPATTNNQTTDGESLESLADMSDYEDLNNLIDELIDQNEGPQEIDNRQEFDQVDDLIDDLLLKTNPDAPNNGIESIDKKKISYRLELGVFEANLNPDQLKKLEELGYVSKGASKNDPPVAFLSNTFSDISLAEKYQKELEAAGFGKPRIVGDYDGVLITVKEAQMLINAGN; the protein is encoded by the coding sequence GTGGGAACCATTAGGTCAATCATTTGGAGCGGCCTCTTGCTATTTAGCCTTGCCGCCCATGCCCAGGTTACCGAGCCCGATTCTACGGGTATCGCAGGAGACTCCTTGGCTTTGGATTCTCTGGGTGATGGCTTGAGCCTGCAAGAAAAACTGGATCAACTCAATCCAGATGGCGATCTGTCGATTGCCTTTATGAGACCTAATCAATCTCACTCTCCCGATTCTTCCTACTTCAATATTGTCAAGATTGACAACAACACGGGAAGCCCCATTTCCGGAAAGGTTAAAATCATAGGCCCTGACAACTGGAACATCGTATACAGTATATCAGGATCTACGACAGTTCAGCCTGGACAACCTCTCTATATCCCCTTCCGAATATCCCTTCCCGCAGAAACTTACGGAGGCCTGAGTTATATTCTCAACGCCTATTTTGAATTGGACGACAAGAAATATACCGGTATCGATTTCGTTCGTACCCCGGTTAAGTCCAACTGGAAATTGATCATGGACAAAGGGTTGGCTTACCAAACCAAAACGGATGAGTTTACCCCCATGCAGTTCAAGTTGAAGAACGATGGAAACACCACGGAACTTATTCGGGTGCAGCTGGAAATCGGGAAACTTCTTAAGGTAAGCGGATTCAACAAAGACCTCAATTTCAAATACATTGAAATTCCTCCGCAAACAGACACTACCATTACCTGGTATGTGATGCCCAACACCGACATGGACCCGGATTTGGCCGACCGCTACAAGAATAGCTGGAAAGCCACCTCGATCAATTTGGAAGTGGGCAACACCGAAAAGAAAGAATACCGAAGTTTCCGTGTAATAGCCTTGGAAAGTGAGTATACCAATGAGCGTCCTACGAGCAAATTCCCCTTAAACATCAGCGGTCGTTTTTCGAACCTGATTTTTGTCAAAAGACCTCGGCTGCGCCTGAATGTGTGGGGCACCGTTGAGCTAAAACGTCAACGAGAATTGTACTACCGCTTCTACAGTATTTGGAATTTCAATAAGCTGGATCAGTGGAACTACAACCAAAATGCCTTTTTGTACTTGGTTTACCGTTCACCAAAACTCACCTTGACTTACGGCGATCGTTTGAATACGGGTAAGCTACACTCGGTGAATGGTCGAGGAATAAACGCTTACTACAAGCTTCTCAAAAACCACCACATTGAAGCCGGATATGTAAGCTATCCGTTAGCGCCCATTCAAGGGTTTTCGGCTTTTTACAACGGTTTTTACAAAAATGGAATCACCGCCCGTGCCGGGATTATTTTGGAGACCAACGAGGTATTCCGCTACAATGCGCAGTCGCTGCAATTGGGTGGTAAATTGAGGGTATTGAAGTACAACCACGTATTCCTGGATGTGTTGTTCACCCAAGCGGACTTCAACAACATGAATACTTTCCCGGGAATCAACACCAGCCAATCGGATACATCCGTTCTGGGTTATGCCTACAACCTGGGCTATGCGTTTGGGTTTAGAAAATTCAGTTTCTCAATCAACAACCTAAATCACACCAACAACTACATTATGAATAGTGGCTCCAATCAAATTCGGATTCGGAGTATGTACAAGTTCACCAAAAAGGTGCTGCTGGAGCTCAACTACAACCTCAGACGCCAAAACCAAACCCGGTATCCCCTGCGATTCTTCCGACCAACGGATTACTACAACTACGACTATGGATTGCTAACCATTCAAATGCCTTTAGGGGACCGAACGATCAGCCGAATTGGACCTTCTTATGTGGGATCGGTGAACAATCGCTACAATACGCTCAGACAAACCGAGACCCGCAACTCCTTATACAACCCGGGTATTTATGGATTGATGCGTTACCGTCTGGATGAATTTAAATCGGTATCTCTGAATTTTAATGCCGGTGCCTATCAGGTTCAAGTAGCCTCGAACGATACTTTATTTCCCAATTGGACTTCCAACTGGGAGCCTACTTACCGTGTTGGGATAAACTATTATGGAAAGCACCTGCGAGTTTTGGCCTATTACTCCAAGAATCCAACTTTCCGTCTGGTATACGATCCATTGGCTGATGAGCCCTATGACTTATCCCCGAATCAGATTATTCAGATTCGTCCGGCCTACCAGCGTTTCTTCTTCAACAACTTTATTAAGCTGACGACCTACCTCAACTACATGTACATGCTCCCAGCACGACGGGTGGCCACCGGCGTTTATTTACGCGGAGATTTGTACCTACCGAATTACTGGTCGTTTAACGCTGCTGCCAACTGGCAAAGCACCAGCTGGAACCGGGAAGGAAGCGGAACCGTTACCACCAATGGTTTGACCATGTTGTTTGGATTTAAGAAATCATTTGACTGGCAGCAACCTCGAATGAAGTACTACGACATCGACGTGGTATGTTTTAAAGATGTGAACGGAAATGGAATGAAGGATGAAAACGAAAACGTTTTGCCGAACATTCTGATTCACTTTGAAAGAAACACCGAGATTCCGGATGTAGACAAGGTCTACTTTGCCAGCAAAGATCTTTGTACCAGTCCTGAGGGCATGGTGGAATACAACAAAATTGCCGAAGGAACTTATGACATTTCCATCATCCCCATGGAAAATTTGCAGGACATTTTCCCTCGCTATGGCAACGAACAAAAAATAATTATCACCTCAAACACCACGTATTACATTCCTTTTATCGAGTCCTTCAAATCGGTTGGGAAGGTTATGGTAGAACGTGATGAGAACTTCAGTAATCACGACAACCTGGAGCTTAAAGGAATAAAGATTACCGCCACCAACAGCAACAACGAAGAGTTTGCCACCTTTACCGATGACTATGGAAACTACACCTTAACGATTCCTCAATCGGGCGTTTTCCAGGTGAAATGCCACAACACCCTGGGCCCTGATTTTGAAATTGAAAACGACGAGTACATCATCGACTTTAGTCAAAATGCGGTGTACAACATCGACTTTGTTTTCAAGGAGAAAGACCGTGGCATCAATACGTCAGGAAATCAGGTATACCAGTTTAAATCATTTGGTGCCGGCAATGACGAACCCAAAGCTGAACCTGAAAAGACTCAGGATCCAGCAGCAGGCAGTGGCGGTGGTGTAAGCCCCGAACTGGAAAAACTGATCAAAGACCAGCAGGAGTTGATTCAGGCCTTGTCTGATCGATTGAAAAACTTAGAAGAAAAAACAGCTCAACAACAGAGCGCACCGGCTCAGGTAGCTGCTCCAAATGCCTTCCAAAACGGACGTAGACAAACCGATATTCCGGACAACATCCTAAATGAGGAAACCGAATTTGATCCACAAAAACTCGGCTACCGGGTTGACCTGGGTGAGTTTACCAATGACGTTCCTGCGGACATTCTTAATAAGCTCATTCGCCTGGGATACAAAGAAGACAATGAACCTATTGATGGCAAGGTGCGCTACCTGTCAGAAAAGTTCCGTCAACTACCAAATGCTGAAAGCTACCGGGATGATATGATTGATGAAGGATTTAAGGATCCAGATCCAAAAATTGTTGCGGACTACGACGGCAAAATCATTTCACTGGAAGAAGCTGAACGACTTAAGCGTCAGGATGAAGAAAGAAGACGTCAGCAAGCCGAACAGCGTCGTGCTCAACAGGCCCGCTCCAATGCCACTCCTGCCCAGGCAACACAAGCTCCTGCAACAACGAATAACCAAACCACCGATGGTGAATCGCTGGAATCATTGGCCGACATGAGCGACTACGAAGACTTGAATAACTTGATTGACGAGTTAATCGATCAAAATGAAGGACCACAGGAAATTGACAATCGCCAGGAATTTGATCAGGTAGATGACTTGATCGATGACTTGTTATTGAAAACCAATCCTGATGCACCTAACAACGGCATTGAATCCATAGATAAGAAGAAGATCTCCTATCGCCTTGAGCTGGGTGTATTTGAAGCTAACTTGAACCCGGATCAATTAAAGAAATTGGAAGAACTGGGTTACGTTTCAAAAGGTGCATCCAAAAACGATCCACCAGTAGCCTTCTTGTCCAATACCTTCTCTGATATCAGCCTTGCTGAGAAGTATCAAAAAGAATTGGAAGCAGCCGGATTTGGTAAACCAAGAATCGTTGGAGATTATGATGGTGTATTGATTACGGTAAAAGAAGCCCAGATGCTTATCAACGCAGGTAATTAG